One window of the Rosa rugosa chromosome 3, drRosRugo1.1, whole genome shotgun sequence genome contains the following:
- the LOC133738902 gene encoding uncharacterized protein LOC133738902 — MVLNKQRSLPSPLAVSIPATNLWTFDVFLSCDHENIFSSHLYHKLQSRRIFTFFGRNTTTPLELFGAIEESRFAIVVLSQNYASSPQRLNELTKILECMKDRNRILPIFHDVNLSHVQKQKDSFGKAFDEHLKRFHDDLAKVEAWRDALTKVCNFAGWTSNDRNEVEVIEEITEALWNKLHFRHSPKEKLHPTRTFLESSHLVALANISSPQQNREHDKPKKITDARATPVEWIFLLTNLGLEILSAAFDQASSPSKPHYALFGVLFAIAAMFVCIWELIHKGINEKVVLKKFGKLWWYYYPDPHESTPFGTLPDIYGLIGGISQCICSITQYVYFSWHADSPIKLSLLPAIFLLCLAGSRLNRNRNHGQTVGPKSLDKD, encoded by the exons ATGGTGTTGAACAAGCAAAGATCCTTACCTAGTCCATTAGCCGTATCTATTCCTGCAACTAATCTATGGACTTTCGATGTCTTCTTGAGTTGCGACCATGAAAACATCTTCTCATCCCACTTATACCACAAGTTGCAGTCTCGACGAATTTTTACTTTCTTTGGAAGAAACACAACTACTCCTCTGGAGCTCTTTGGTGCGATCGAAGAATCAAGGTTTGCCATTGTTGTTCTCTCGCAAAACTATGCTTCTTCACCCCAGCGCCTGAATGAACTTACAAAAATTCTCGAGTGCATGAAAGATAGGAACAGGATTCTGCCCATCTTTCATGATGTGAATCTCTCCCATGTTCAGAAGCAAAAGGATAGTTTTGGGAAAGCCTTTGACGAGCACTTAAAAAGGTTTCACGATGACTTGGCAAAGGTTGAAGCTTGGAGAGATGCTTTAACCAAAGTGTGCAACTTTGCTGGATGGACTTCCAATGACAG GAATGAAGTAGAGGTTATCGAAGAAATTACGGAAGCACTGTGGAACAAACTACATTTTAGACATAGTCCAAAGGAAAAACTGCATCCTACTCGCACATTCTTAGAGTCCTCACACTTG GTCGCATTAGCTAACATTAGTTCCCCTCAGCAGAACCGTGAACATGACAAGCCAAAGAAAATTACGGATGCAAgg GCTACTCCGGTGGAGTGGATCTTTCTACTCACTAACCTTGGCCTAGAGATTTTGTCAGCTGCTTTTGATCAGGCTTCCTCCCCAAGTAAGCCACACTATGCACTATTTGGTGTGCTGTTTGCTATTGCAGCTATGTTTGTTTGCATTTGGGAGCTCATTCACAAGGGCATTAATGAAAAAGTAGTATTGAAGAAGTTTGGAAAGCTATGGTGGTATTATTATCCAGACCCCCACGAAAGCACGCCTTTTGGTACTCTCCCTGACATTTATGGACTAATTGGAGGAATTTCTCAGTGCATATGCTCCATAACTCAATATGTTTACTTCTCTTGGCATGCTGATAGTCCCATAAAACTATCCCTTTTACCTGCCATCTTTCTTTTGTGTTTGGCCGGTTCAAGACTAAATAGAAATCGAAACCATGGTCAGACTGTTGGACCTAAATCCCTAGACAAAGACTAA
- the LOC133739188 gene encoding disease resistance protein RUN1-like has protein sequence MGFTSTPPRTYDVFLSFRGMDTREGFTERLYQKLRWRKFVVFKDDEDHEKGMSISEKLLSAIEESKTAIIVISPNFASSTWCLDELLKILECMEARNTVLPVFYDVDPAHVRHQLGTFAEAMVKHEQRIKVDKVQLWRDALTKLANFVGWTSKDYGSEAELIDEIVEQVQNKVHPAITLLGSTEKLVGMDSELKNFIRLLEPEADDGRFLGICGMGGIGKTTLARLVYERVSHNFQVSCFLANVREVYRKQGLVHLQNQLLSQILKEKFVEVFDVHTAARMIKNSLQNYKVLLILDDVDRIEQLESVAGKADWFGKGSRIIITTRDHHMLCDHGVNRLYKSASRALDEALQLFSRKAFHRDEPEEAYIKLSNCFIKYCQGHSLALKILGSFLYGKGLDIWDSTLVKLQKISDHSIFSVLKVGYDGLNRKEKRIFLDVACFFRGEQRERVIQILSSNFVGAHVMVKALEEKSFLTSYKNCVEMHDLIQELGREIVREECLTKPGRRSRLWHHKEILEVLASDEGTEAIEGILLNLPDDHESTMIEDRLNPKAFYKMSNLRFLKIHNLRMSLPLISKYLPDSLRHFEWSCSCPSIDDQDSASEDWDE, from the exons ATGGGCTTCACGTCTACTCCTCCACGCACATACGATGTGTTTCTGAGTTTCAGGGGTATGGACACCCGTGAGGGTTTTACAGAGCGTTTATACCAGAAACTGCGGTGGCGCAAATTTGTTGTTTTCAAAGACGACGAAGACCATGAAAAAGGAATGTCTATCTCTGAGAAGCTCCTGAGTGCAATAGAAGAATCAAAGACTGCCATCATTGTCATCTCGCCAAACTTTGCTTCATCCACCTGGTGCTTGGATGAACTGTTGAAGATTCTTGAATGCATGGAAGCTAGGAATACAGTTTTGCCGGTTTTTTATGATGTGGATCCCGCCCATGTCCGACATCAATTGGGGACTTTTGCAGAAGCCATGGTAAAGCATGAACAAAGAATTAAGGTAGACAAGGTGCAACTTTGGAGAGATGCTTTAACAAAATTGGCTAATTTCGTTGGGTGGACTTCAAAAGATTATGGCTCTGAGGCAGAGCTTATCGATGAAATAGTGGAACAAGTGCAGAATAAGGTACATCCTGCTATCACCTTGTTAGGTTCCACAGAGAAGTTGGTTGGGATGGATTCTGAACTAAAGAATTTTATTCGGCTCTTAGAACCGGAGGCTGATGATGGTCGCTTTTTAGGGATATGCGGTATGGGCGGGATCGGTAAGACGACTCTTGCTAGATTAGTGTATGAGAGAGTTTCGCATAATTTCCAAGTTAGCTGCTTTCTTGCAAATGTCAGAGAAGTTTATAGGAAACAGGGTCTTGTTCATTTGCAAAACCAGCTTCTTTCCCAAATCTTGAAGGAAAAATTTGTAGAAGTATTCGATGTTCATACCGCAGCCCGTATGATTAAGAATAGTTTGCAGAATTATAAGGTTCTTCTTATTCTTGATGATGTGGATCGAATTGAGCAACTAGAGTCCGTGGCCGGAAAGGCAGACTGGTTTGGTAAGGGAAGCAGAATCATCATTACAACTAGAGACCATCATATGCTGTGCGATCATGGGGTAAATAGATTGTACAAGTCTGCCTCAAGAGCATTAGATGAAGCACTTCAACTCTTTAGTCGGAAAGCCTTTCACAGAGATGAACCTGAAGAAGCTTATATCAAATTGTCCAACTGTTTCATCAAATATTGCCAGGGCCATTCATTAGCTCTTAAAATTTTGGGATCCTTTTTATATGGTAAAGGTCTAGATATATGGGATAGTACATTGGTTAAACTCCAAAAAATTAGTGATCACAGCATTTTTTCTGTGCTCAAAGTGGGTTATGATGGACTAAACAGGAAAGAGAAGAGAATTTTTCTGGATGTCGCATGTTTCTTTAGGGGTGAACAACGGGAGCGAGTGATTCAGATACTAAGTTCCAACTTTGTTGGTGCTCATGTGATGGTAAAAGCTCTCGAGGAGAAATCTTTCTTAACTTCATATAAGAACTGTGTGGAGATGCATGACTTGATCCAAGAATTGGGACGGGAAATTGTTCGTGAAGAGTGTCTTACGAAGCCTGGTCGACGCAGTCGGCTGTGGCATCATAAAGAAATTTTGGAAGTACTCGCATCCGATGAG GGTACAGAAGCAATTGAAGGCATACTTTTGAACTTGCCTGATGATCATGAATCAACAATGATAGAAGATCGCTTGAATCCTAAAGCCTTCTACAAGATGAGCAATCTGAGGTTTCTCAAAATTCACAATTTGAGGATGAGCCTTCCTCTAATCTCCAAATATCTTCCTGATTCCTTGAGGCATTTCGAATGGAGTTGTTCTTGTCCAAGCATAGATGATCAAGATAGTGCTAGTGAGGATTGGGATGAGTAG
- the LOC133736306 gene encoding uncharacterized protein LOC133736306 isoform X1, whose product MVLNKHRASIPLRISIPFTSLWACDVFLSCEHEDIFSDHLYHKLQSRGISVFHDGQGLQRNTTPVELFGAIEESRFAVIVLSQNYASSPRRLNELLKTLECMKDRNRILPVFRDVNLVDVQKQKGTFEKAFDKHEERFQDDLEKVQAWRDALTKVCNFAGWTTNDRNEVQVIEEITEALWNKLHSRISPTEKLQPTSTHNLVAFTSISVNEDYRDHNHPIHITDVTATSVEWNFLITNLGLEILSAAFDQASSSRKPHYALFGMLFSIAALFTCIWELIYKGIKNRVVLKKFGKLWWFYYPHPHNSMPFGTLPEIYGLIGSIAQCICSITQYIYFSWHADSPIKLSLLPAIFLFCLAGSRLNKNQNHC is encoded by the exons ATGGTGTTGAACAAGCACAGAGCGTCTATTCCATTACGGATATCTATTCCTTTTACTTCTCTATGGGCGTGTGATGTCTTCCTAAGTTGCGAGCATGAAGACATCTTCTCCGACCACTTGTACCACAAATTGCAGTCTCGAGGAATTAGTGTTTTCCACGATGGCCAAGGATTGCAAAGAAACACAACTCCTGTTGAGCTCTTCGGTGCAATCGAAGAATCGAGGTTTGCCGTTATTGTTCTCTCGCAAAATTATGCTTCTTCGCCCCGGCGCTTGAATGAACTTTTAAAAACTCTAGAGTGCATGAAAGATAGGAACAGGATTCTGCCGGTATTTCGAGATGTTAATCTCGTGGAtgtccaaaaacaaaaaggtaCTTTTGAGAAAGCATTTGACAAGCATGAAGAAAGGTTTCAGGATGACTTGGAAAAGGTTCAAGCCTGGAGAGATGCTTTAACCAAAGTGTGCAATTTTGCTGGATGGACTACCAATGACAG GAATGAAGTACAGGTTATAGAAGAAATTACTGAAGCACTGTGGAACAAACTACATTCTAGAATCAGTCCAACGGAAAAACTGCAGCCGACATCCACACACAACTTG GTCGCATTTACTAGCATTAGTGTTAATGAGGACTACCGTGACCATAACCATCCAATACACATTACAGATGTGACG GCTACTTCAGTAGAGTGGAACTTTTTGATCACTAACCTTGGCCTAGAGATTTTGTCAGCTGCTTTTGATCAGGCTTCCTCCTCAAGGAAGCCACACTATGCACTATTTGGTATGCTGTTTTCTATTGCAGCCTTGTTCACTTGCATTTGGGAGCTCATTTACAAGGGCATAAAGAATAGAGTAGTATTGAAGAAGTTCGGAAAGCTCTGGTGGTTTTATTATCCACATCCCCACAATAGCATGCCTTTCGGTACTCTCCCTGAGATTTATGGATTAATTGGAAGCATCGCTCAGTGCATATGCTCTATAACTCAATACATTTACTTCTCTTGGCACGCTGATAGTCCCATAAAACTATCACTTTTACCAGCaatctttcttttctgtttggCTGGTTCAAGACTAAATAAGAATCAAAACCATTGTTGA
- the LOC133736306 gene encoding TMV resistance protein N-like isoform X6 — protein sequence MKDRNRILPIFHDVNLFHVQKQRGTFEKAFDKHEERFQDYLEKVQAWRDALTKVCNFAGWTSNDRNEVQVIEEIAEALWNKLHSRLSPMEKLPPTSIHNLVAFTSISVNEDYRDHNHPIHITDMTATSVEWNFLITNLGLEILSAAFD from the exons ATGAAAGATAGGAACAGGATTCTGccaatatttcatgatgttaaTCTGTTCCATGTCCAAAAACAAAGAGGGACTTTTGAGAAAGCATTTGACAAGCATGAAGAAAGGTTTCAGGATTATTTGGAAAAGGTTCAAGCCTGGAGAGATGCTTTAACCAAAGTGTGCAATTTTGCTGGATGGACTTCCAATGATAG GAATGAAGTACAGGTTATAGAAGAAATTGCTGAAGCACTGTGGAACAAACTACATTCTAGACTCAGTCCAATGGAAAAACTGCCTCCAACATCTATACACAACTTG GTCGCATTCACTAGCATTAGTGTTAATGAGGACTACCGTGACCATAACCATCCAATACACATTACAGATATGACG GCTACTTCAGTAGAGTGGAACTTTTTGATCACTAACCTTGGCCTAGAGATTTTGTCAGCTGCTTTTGATTAG
- the LOC133737548 gene encoding uncharacterized protein LOC133737548, producing the protein MQGVSSGIRYGVKYQGQYPKPLLVAEFEKLKLDWFSIQSPSFLLLSLFTSFFQGIGSSYSNTRLNFNLLWLLMAEVDFLGRLSHPNLVKLLIRTLLRGQGPTRKAFSSQPC; encoded by the exons ATGCAAGGAGTATCATCAGGCATCAGATACGGTGTCAAATACCAAGGTCAATACCCAAAACCCTTGCTTGTGGCAGAATTTGAGAAATTGAAGCTTG ATTGGTTCTCCATACAAAGTCCCAGTTTTCTAttgctctctctcttcacaaGTTTCTTTCAGGGAATAGG CTCTTCATATTCAAATACACGTCTGAATTTCAATCTCCTCTGGTTGTTGATG GCAGAGGTGGACTTTCTAGGAAGGCTTTCTCATCCCAACCTTGTTAAGCTATTAATTAGGACACTGCTCAGAGGACAAGGACCCACCAGAAAGGCTTTCTCATCCCAACCATGTTAA
- the LOC133736306 gene encoding TMV resistance protein N-like isoform X4, which produces MVLNKHRASIPLRISIPFTSLWACDVFLSCEHEDIFSDHLYHKLQSRGISVFHDGQGLQRNTTPVELFGAIEESRFAVIVLSQNYASSPRRLNELLKTLECMKDRNRILPVFRDVNLVDVQKQKGTFEKAFDKHEERFQDDLEKVQAWRDALTKVCNFAGWTTNDRNEVQVIEEITEALWNKLHSRISPTEKLQPTSTHNLVAFTSISVNEDYRDHNHPIHITDMTATSVEWNFLITNLGLEILSAAFD; this is translated from the exons ATGGTGTTGAACAAGCACAGAGCGTCTATTCCATTACGGATATCTATTCCTTTTACTTCTCTATGGGCGTGTGATGTCTTCCTAAGTTGCGAGCATGAAGACATCTTCTCCGACCACTTGTACCACAAATTGCAGTCTCGAGGAATTAGTGTTTTCCACGATGGCCAAGGATTGCAAAGAAACACAACTCCTGTTGAGCTCTTCGGTGCAATCGAAGAATCGAGGTTTGCCGTTATTGTTCTCTCGCAAAATTATGCTTCTTCGCCCCGGCGCTTGAATGAACTTTTAAAAACTCTAGAGTGCATGAAAGATAGGAACAGGATTCTGCCGGTATTTCGAGATGTTAATCTCGTGGAtgtccaaaaacaaaaaggtaCTTTTGAGAAAGCATTTGACAAGCATGAAGAAAGGTTTCAGGATGACTTGGAAAAGGTTCAAGCCTGGAGAGATGCTTTAACCAAAGTGTGCAATTTTGCTGGATGGACTACCAATGACAG GAATGAAGTACAGGTTATAGAAGAAATTACTGAAGCACTGTGGAACAAACTACATTCTAGAATCAGTCCAACGGAAAAACTGCAGCCGACATCCACACACAACTTG GTCGCATTCACTAGCATTAGTGTTAATGAGGACTACCGTGACCATAACCATCCAATACACATTACAGATATGACG GCTACTTCAGTAGAGTGGAACTTTTTGATCACTAACCTTGGCCTAGAGATTTTGTCAGCTGCTTTTGATTAG